The Methanohalophilus portucalensis genome window below encodes:
- a CDS encoding prephenate dehydrogenase, which produces MKILIIGGSGEMGQWFATFFKKRGYEVWISGRSGKVEVAERLGVHFTDEPDIVIPTCDIVIISVPINITPTIIAQTAPKMKKGSLLMDLTSLKKKPVEAMKKYVPENVEFLGTHPMFGPSIPSLQGQTFILTPVEDRCEQWFDHIFNLLSEEEASIEIITPDEHDHFVSIVQGLTHFAYIIIGATMQKLDFDVKGSRRFMSPVYDIMLDFVGRILGQNPELYALIQMENPEVIPVHDIFIEQCKHFSSMVRSHDTGQFCQEMKSAALHFGDTASALRRSDKLINSKVAEFEELVHSTGQERGLLHIYSRKIHVGIVKKVTSHNVTLEEGKKELQLKIGNIRILSADELNHWKENKLKPTLRDISVFIPHSARPFTIQQILDCRIDGVKVETIDTYLHKKGPSATFRLNIRGDLNASEIHRDMEELLEGMGCSLRK; this is translated from the coding sequence TTGAAAATACTCATCATTGGCGGATCCGGGGAAATGGGCCAGTGGTTTGCAACCTTTTTCAAAAAACGTGGTTATGAAGTATGGATAAGTGGCCGCAGTGGAAAAGTGGAAGTTGCCGAAAGACTGGGTGTGCATTTTACAGATGAGCCCGACATTGTGATCCCGACATGTGACATTGTGATAATTTCAGTACCAATCAACATAACACCCACCATTATAGCACAGACTGCCCCTAAAATGAAAAAGGGAAGTTTGCTCATGGACCTGACATCGCTGAAGAAAAAACCTGTTGAGGCCATGAAAAAATATGTTCCTGAAAATGTAGAATTTCTGGGTACCCATCCAATGTTTGGGCCTTCTATTCCCTCCCTGCAGGGTCAGACCTTTATCCTCACTCCCGTAGAGGACAGGTGTGAGCAGTGGTTTGACCATATATTCAACCTCTTAAGTGAAGAAGAGGCTAGTATAGAAATCATAACTCCCGATGAACATGACCACTTTGTATCCATTGTCCAGGGACTCACCCATTTTGCCTACATAATTATTGGCGCGACCATGCAGAAGCTGGATTTTGATGTGAAAGGCTCCCGGCGTTTCATGAGTCCTGTATATGATATAATGCTGGACTTTGTGGGACGTATCCTGGGACAAAACCCCGAACTTTATGCCCTCATCCAGATGGAGAATCCTGAAGTAATCCCCGTACATGACATATTTATAGAGCAATGCAAACATTTTTCTTCAATGGTACGTTCCCATGACACAGGGCAATTCTGTCAAGAAATGAAATCAGCAGCCCTACATTTTGGCGACACAGCCTCTGCTTTACGTCGCTCGGACAAACTCATAAACAGCAAGGTAGCCGAATTCGAGGAACTTGTACACTCCACAGGCCAAGAGAGGGGACTTTTGCACATATATTCCAGAAAGATACATGTTGGAATCGTGAAAAAGGTTACTTCGCATAATGTAACCCTTGAGGAAGGAAAAAAGGAACTGCAACTCAAAATAGGTAACATAAGAATCCTGTCAGCAGATGAACTGAATCACTGGAAAGAAAATAAGCTCAAACCAACCCTGCGTGATATATCTGTTTTCATTCCTCATTCAGCCAGACCTTTTACGATACAACAAATCCTGGATTGTCGCATAGATGGAGTGAAGGTCGAAACGATCGATACATATCTGCACAAAAAGGGCCCTAGCGCAACCTTCCGTTTGAACATACGCGGCGATCTGAATGCCTCCGAAATACACAGGGATATGGAAGAATTATTGGAAGGCATGGGTTGTAGCCTGCGCAAGTAA
- a CDS encoding shikimate dehydrogenase: MKKVFGVLGDPIEHSLSPAMHNAAFSKLGMDCEYHAFRVRQKDLNDAILGAQAMGFGGLNITVPHKEKALEFTNPDSLARRIGAVNTISFNNEIRGHNTDGLGAEMALREAGVGIKSSNVVLAGAGGAARAIAFHFAEKGACITIANRTPEKAEALAKDVGCSHAGMEDLKGLLQDSDILINATSVGMHPYIDSTIASQDILHPDLTVFDIVYNPLQTKLLHQAELAGAKPIGGVAMLVHQGAEAFRIWSGQKPPVEVMRKAVLEGLG, from the coding sequence ATGAAAAAAGTATTCGGTGTACTGGGAGACCCAATCGAACATTCCCTCTCCCCGGCAATGCACAATGCAGCGTTCAGTAAACTGGGAATGGATTGCGAATACCACGCATTCAGGGTAAGGCAAAAAGATCTCAATGACGCTATCCTGGGAGCACAGGCAATGGGTTTTGGCGGCCTCAATATCACTGTGCCCCATAAAGAAAAAGCATTAGAATTTACAAACCCCGATTCACTGGCACGCAGGATAGGGGCTGTCAATACCATATCCTTCAATAATGAAATACGGGGACACAACACTGATGGGCTGGGAGCTGAAATGGCTCTGCGGGAAGCAGGAGTGGGAATAAAATCTTCTAACGTCGTTCTTGCCGGTGCCGGGGGTGCCGCCCGTGCAATTGCCTTTCATTTCGCAGAAAAGGGAGCTTGTATAACAATAGCAAACCGTACCCCTGAAAAGGCAGAAGCTCTTGCAAAGGATGTCGGCTGTAGTCATGCAGGAATGGAGGACCTAAAAGGATTGTTGCAAGACAGTGATATACTGATCAATGCCACGTCCGTGGGAATGCACCCATATATTGATTCAACCATTGCCAGTCAGGATATCCTGCATCCGGATTTGACTGTTTTTGACATCGTTTACAATCCCCTGCAGACAAAACTGCTGCATCAAGCAGAACTTGCAGGCGCCAAACCTATCGGCGGGGTTGCAATGCTTGTCCACCAGGGAGCTGAAGCATTCCGTATCTGGTCCGGTCAAAAGCCACCTGTGGAAGTCATGCGCAAGGCGGTACTGGAGGGGCTGGGTTGA
- the aroD gene encoding type I 3-dehydroquinate dehydratase — MADFVPGKDVKIIASIDSDPLLQARIANVLGADILEIRLDLLEIKEAVQAKKLFDLLDSQGELSRIATNRVHSEGGNWQGQEEQRITLLEDLIPYVDMIDIERKSPDCLRNRLVEEAKSQGTKVIMSSHFFETTPPLKEMVAILNECTDKGADIAKLAVMPQRPEDILELFHAALQAKGEVCVIAMGELGRHSRVVACRYGSLLTYGCVEKPVAPGQIRIDQLKMALETII, encoded by the coding sequence ATGGCAGATTTTGTCCCCGGAAAAGATGTAAAAATTATCGCATCCATTGACAGCGACCCTCTTTTACAGGCACGTATCGCCAATGTGCTTGGTGCGGATATTCTGGAGATCAGGCTGGATTTGCTTGAAATAAAAGAGGCCGTGCAGGCAAAGAAATTGTTCGACTTGCTCGATTCGCAGGGCGAATTATCCCGTATTGCAACCAATCGTGTACATTCCGAAGGCGGCAACTGGCAGGGACAAGAAGAGCAAAGAATAACCCTGCTGGAAGATTTGATCCCTTACGTGGATATGATCGATATCGAACGCAAAAGTCCCGATTGCCTTCGAAACCGTTTGGTAGAGGAGGCAAAATCACAGGGGACAAAGGTAATAATGTCCTCTCATTTCTTTGAGACCACACCTCCTCTAAAAGAGATGGTTGCTATCCTCAACGAATGCACGGACAAGGGAGCCGATATAGCCAAACTCGCCGTCATGCCTCAAAGACCCGAAGATATACTGGAGCTTTTCCATGCTGCATTGCAGGCAAAAGGAGAAGTTTGTGTTATTGCCATGGGGGAACTGGGACGTCACAGCAGAGTTGTGGCCTGCAGGTACGGTTCATTACTGACCTACGGCTGCGTGGAAAAACCGGTCGCTCCGGGACAGATCAGAATAGACCAGCTTAAAATGGCTCTGGAGACTATTATATGA
- a CDS encoding 3-dehydroquinate synthase II, with protein MKKQVWIRADEGDWENKKERITGGLESGADCVLVEAEDVDRAKELGDIKIAAFTDNADTAADIIVIGRGGEGDGTLPLPVDMSNSRDFEQLATLRRQKKSIAALVVIQDKKYEKFAAAIGTECDYLIAIGTDWKVIPLENLIAQLQEKDVSIISGVRDPEEAKLALETMEHGSDGVLLDTANPDTLKKTVKLAEEAGVEGVDLVPATITKIEPVGMGDRVCVDTCNLMERGEGMLVGSQSSGMFLVHSESEESPYVASRPFRVNAGAVHAYVKIGDKTRYLSELEAGDEVTIVNSEGQQRKGIVGRVKIERRPLMLVEAQSKDGNTVKNILQNAETIKLVSSNGKPVSIASLKEGDEVLVHMEDTGRHFGMKVQETIIEK; from the coding sequence ATGAAAAAGCAGGTATGGATACGTGCCGATGAAGGCGACTGGGAAAATAAGAAGGAACGTATAACAGGCGGCCTGGAATCAGGTGCTGACTGTGTTCTGGTAGAGGCAGAGGATGTAGATAGAGCAAAAGAACTCGGAGACATCAAGATTGCTGCATTTACCGATAATGCGGATACTGCCGCAGATATAATAGTTATCGGTCGCGGAGGAGAAGGCGACGGGACACTTCCATTACCTGTGGACATGAGCAACTCCCGGGATTTTGAACAACTGGCAACATTGAGACGCCAGAAAAAGAGCATCGCTGCCCTGGTTGTAATCCAGGACAAGAAATATGAGAAATTTGCCGCTGCAATCGGGACTGAATGTGACTACCTGATAGCTATCGGCACAGACTGGAAAGTTATTCCACTGGAAAACCTCATAGCACAACTTCAGGAAAAAGATGTGAGTATAATATCCGGGGTCAGAGACCCGGAGGAGGCTAAACTTGCCCTGGAGACCATGGAGCATGGATCCGATGGTGTCCTGCTGGATACCGCAAATCCCGATACCCTGAAGAAAACTGTGAAACTTGCAGAAGAAGCAGGTGTAGAGGGAGTTGATCTTGTACCAGCCACCATCACCAAAATAGAGCCTGTAGGAATGGGCGACAGGGTTTGCGTGGATACCTGTAACCTGATGGAAAGGGGGGAGGGTATGCTTGTGGGTTCCCAATCCTCCGGAATGTTCCTTGTGCATTCTGAATCCGAAGAAAGTCCCTATGTAGCATCCAGACCTTTCAGGGTAAATGCCGGAGCAGTTCATGCTTATGTTAAGATTGGTGACAAAACAAGATACCTGTCCGAGCTGGAAGCAGGTGACGAAGTAACGATTGTCAATTCAGAAGGCCAGCAACGTAAGGGAATCGTGGGCAGGGTCAAGATCGAACGTCGCCCCCTGATGCTTGTGGAAGCCCAGTCCAAAGACGGCAATACAGTAAAAAATATCCTCCAGAATGCAGAAACGATAAAACTGGTTTCAAGCAATGGAAAACCGGTATCCATAGCCTCTCTGAAAGAAGGAGACGAGGTCCTGGTACATATGGAAGATACTGGCAGGCATTTCGGGATGAAAGTCCAGGAAACAATCATAGAGAAATGA
- a CDS encoding 2-amino-3,7-dideoxy-D-threo-hept-6-ulosonate synthase, whose protein sequence is MPEIGKQIRIERIMDRDSRNMVIIPMDHGITDGPIKGLINIADSINSVAEGGANAVLMQKGMILHGHRGYGHDVGLILHMSASTSLGPDPNDKVLVCTVEEASRMGADAVSVHINVGSETESEQLKILGHIGRQCDYWGIPLIAMMYPRGRKVTNPRDPQMVAHAARVGAELGADVIKTVYTGDIESFSKVVEGCPVPVVIAGGPKTNTDREFLEMIREAMDAGARGVAIGRNVFQHPSPTRMTQAITEIAHNNQTVDEALKKLQ, encoded by the coding sequence ATGCCAGAAATAGGAAAACAAATTCGAATTGAAAGAATAATGGACAGAGACAGCAGGAATATGGTTATCATACCTATGGACCACGGAATTACAGATGGACCAATAAAGGGATTGATCAACATAGCAGATTCCATAAATAGCGTTGCTGAAGGAGGAGCCAATGCAGTACTCATGCAAAAAGGCATGATCCTCCACGGTCATAGAGGATATGGTCATGATGTAGGACTCATACTCCATATGAGTGCATCAACTTCACTTGGACCCGATCCCAATGACAAAGTGCTTGTCTGTACTGTAGAGGAGGCATCCCGCATGGGAGCAGATGCCGTATCCGTACACATCAATGTGGGATCGGAAACCGAATCCGAACAACTTAAGATACTGGGTCACATAGGTAGACAGTGTGACTACTGGGGAATACCCCTGATTGCTATGATGTACCCCCGGGGCAGAAAGGTCACAAACCCGAGAGATCCGCAGATGGTAGCCCACGCTGCACGTGTAGGAGCTGAACTTGGAGCTGACGTGATCAAGACTGTTTACACCGGAGACATTGAAAGTTTCTCCAAGGTTGTAGAAGGCTGCCCTGTACCCGTAGTAATTGCTGGTGGACCAAAGACCAACACTGACAGGGAATTCCTGGAAATGATTCGTGAAGCAATGGACGCAGGTGCTCGTGGTGTTGCTATTGGCAGAAATGTGTTCCAGCACCCAAGCCCCACCCGAATGACGCAGGCGATCACAGAGATCGCACACAATAATCAAACCGTGGATGAAGCTCTCAAGAAACTTCAGTGA
- a CDS encoding GMP synthase subunit A has product MEELRILVINNHGQFCHLIHRTVRDLDMDTSIVPNTTSVEEILAEKPDGLIFSGGPSLERGGLCEEYAKELDIPILGICLGHQLIAHAYGGSTGAGSHGGYAAVDVEVVEENDILKGLGPRISTWASHGDEVTELPPGFLKLARSDICAIEAMKHPDKPLYGIQWHPEVAHTDKGEELFLNFFDVCANYNK; this is encoded by the coding sequence ATGGAAGAGTTGAGAATCCTTGTAATCAATAATCACGGACAATTCTGTCACCTTATTCACAGGACCGTAAGGGATCTTGATATGGATACAAGTATTGTTCCCAACACAACTTCGGTTGAGGAGATCCTTGCCGAAAAACCGGATGGACTGATCTTTAGTGGCGGTCCTTCTCTGGAAAGAGGAGGTCTATGTGAAGAATACGCAAAAGAACTGGATATTCCTATTCTTGGTATATGCCTGGGTCACCAGCTTATAGCACATGCCTATGGAGGGTCCACAGGAGCCGGCAGCCATGGCGGATATGCTGCCGTGGATGTAGAGGTTGTGGAGGAAAATGATATTCTCAAAGGCCTTGGTCCCCGCATTTCTACCTGGGCTTCACATGGGGACGAGGTTACAGAACTACCCCCGGGTTTCCTAAAACTTGCCCGCTCTGATATATGCGCTATCGAAGCGATGAAACATCCAGACAAACCGCTGTACGGTATCCAGTGGCACCCTGAGGTTGCACATACGGACAAAGGAGAGGAATTATTCCTGAATTTCTTCGACGTTTGTGCAAATTATAATAAGTAA
- a CDS encoding TIM barrel protein yields MPLLFGTAGTPLSAKGRGSEGGIRRVKELGLGCMELEFVRGVRMKEPTAEKIADTARKTGIALSVHAPYYINLNSKEEEKIQASIKRIYDSAYIGNICGAGSIVFHPAYYHEQSGNTVFSKVETLLEELAGQLEDEGINATLRPETTGKPSQFGNLEETLALSAGIEGVLPCIDFAHLHARSKGQENSYAEFSAVLEKIEEYLGKEGLKNMHMHISGIEYTDKGEKNHLVLEESDLNYSELMQALKDFGVQGLVICESPNLEEDALLLQKTYENK; encoded by the coding sequence TTGCCCCTGCTTTTTGGAACTGCCGGCACACCCCTTAGTGCCAAAGGCAGGGGAAGCGAGGGAGGTATCCGACGGGTAAAAGAGCTCGGGCTGGGTTGCATGGAACTGGAATTTGTACGGGGAGTACGGATGAAAGAACCCACTGCGGAAAAAATCGCAGATACAGCCCGCAAAACAGGGATTGCCCTGAGTGTACATGCACCCTACTACATAAACCTGAATTCAAAAGAAGAGGAAAAAATCCAGGCCAGCATCAAACGCATCTATGATTCTGCCTATATAGGAAATATCTGTGGAGCCGGCTCAATAGTCTTCCATCCGGCCTACTACCATGAACAAAGTGGGAACACTGTTTTTTCAAAAGTGGAAACTCTGCTGGAAGAACTTGCAGGCCAACTTGAAGATGAGGGAATAAATGCGACCCTGCGCCCGGAAACCACGGGTAAGCCCAGCCAGTTTGGCAATCTGGAAGAAACCCTCGCTCTTTCAGCAGGTATTGAAGGCGTTCTGCCATGCATCGATTTTGCCCATTTGCATGCCCGCTCAAAGGGTCAGGAAAACAGTTATGCAGAATTCAGTGCAGTGCTGGAAAAGATCGAGGAATACCTGGGCAAGGAAGGCCTGAAAAATATGCACATGCATATTTCGGGAATCGAGTATACCGACAAAGGAGAAAAGAACCACCTTGTGCTCGAGGAATCAGACCTGAATTATTCAGAACTCATGCAGGCATTAAAGGACTTCGGGGTGCAGGGTCTTGTGATTTGTGAGAGTCCAAATCTAGAAGAGGATGCCCTGCTGCTACAGAAGACTTATGAAAATAAGTAA
- a CDS encoding phosphopantetheine adenylyltransferase, which yields MPKTAVGGTFEYLHDGHRKLLRRAFEIAAGDLLDIGLTSDSMAEKKDRKIPSYATRFNQLEDYIASLNIPDKNYQIEKLEDPFGTTVSGDYRYIVVSPETSDVAEKINKLRKEDGREQLEIVKIDYVMAEDEKPISSTRISNGEIDIHGHLRGKF from the coding sequence ATGCCAAAAACTGCTGTGGGAGGCACCTTCGAATACCTCCATGATGGTCATCGTAAACTTCTTCGCAGGGCTTTTGAAATCGCGGCGGGAGATTTACTTGACATCGGCCTAACATCCGACTCAATGGCAGAGAAAAAAGACAGGAAAATACCCTCCTATGCCACCCGTTTCAACCAGCTTGAAGATTATATTGCCAGCCTTAACATTCCTGATAAAAATTACCAGATCGAAAAACTGGAAGATCCTTTTGGCACCACCGTCAGTGGTGACTACAGATATATTGTGGTTTCCCCGGAAACATCCGATGTTGCTGAAAAAATAAACAAACTCCGCAAGGAGGATGGAAGAGAGCAACTTGAAATTGTCAAAATTGACTATGTCATGGCAGAGGATGAAAAACCCATATCATCAACCCGGATATCAAATGGGGAAATAGATATACATGGCCACCTGAGAGGAAAGTTTTAA
- a CDS encoding MarR family winged helix-turn-helix transcriptional regulator, translating to MNEDEHVHSLGAMIACLHRHNLRYLSQELEIYGIGGGQFRFLLALYHVEGIRPEELSRMLMVNRATATRALKRLEKAGYVQRVTDPKDRRALVINLTEEGHRMHRFIRQLSQKRSESMLAGFSEEEKTLFRNLLEKAISNCGEACK from the coding sequence ATGAATGAGGACGAGCATGTGCACAGTTTGGGGGCAATGATTGCCTGCCTTCATCGACATAACCTGCGTTACCTTTCTCAGGAACTGGAAATATATGGGATAGGAGGCGGTCAATTCAGGTTTTTGCTTGCTCTGTATCATGTTGAAGGTATTCGTCCGGAAGAATTATCCCGCATGCTGATGGTCAACCGGGCCACTGCCACAAGGGCATTGAAAAGACTTGAAAAAGCGGGTTATGTGCAGAGGGTCACTGATCCAAAAGATCGGCGTGCATTGGTGATTAACCTTACAGAGGAAGGCCACCGCATGCATCGTTTTATCCGCCAGCTTTCACAAAAACGAAGTGAAAGTATGCTTGCTGGTTTTTCAGAAGAGGAAAAAACCCTTTTTAGAAATTTGCTGGAGAAAGCCATTTCCAACTGTGGGGAGGCCTGTAAGTGA
- a CDS encoding MATE family efflux transporter produces the protein MKEQSRSLGEESIGKLLFRLSAPATVGMVVMGLYNIVDTIFVGRALGGESVQGIGGIAVSFPVIMIAMAVSLAIGLGGSSIISRRLGGDDLEGAERTFGNMVGLSISLGFLVFIFGSIFIVPILKAFGATPTILPFARDYLQIILYGTPLITFAQAINNVVRSEGNAKVAMYTMLIGAGLNILLDPILIFGLDMGIRGAAAATVISQFATTIFLIHYFLSGKSSLQFHAGFMRPDKGIISEMVAIGASPFARNSSTSAIVVVVNNILALYGGDVSIAIYGIFNRMLMFSFMPMIGLLQGMQPIIGFNYGAHKFERVRDTLRISVIISSVIAVGGFLMLFFFASYLFSIFTTDATLIKEGTDATKIMVIAVPLLGIQFVSGGMYQALGKARPSFILSTARQVFLLPLVLVLPWFFDTTGVWIAFPISDLLAVLLAVYMFMKEYRLLERRSSGS, from the coding sequence GTGAAAGAGCAGAGCCGTTCCCTCGGGGAGGAAAGTATTGGCAAACTTCTTTTCAGGCTTTCAGCGCCTGCCACTGTGGGTATGGTTGTTATGGGACTGTACAATATAGTGGATACTATTTTTGTCGGTCGTGCCCTGGGCGGGGAAAGTGTACAGGGGATAGGTGGTATTGCTGTCAGTTTCCCTGTAATAATGATAGCGATGGCTGTTTCCCTGGCAATCGGTCTGGGCGGCTCTTCCATAATTTCCCGCCGGCTGGGTGGCGATGATCTGGAAGGTGCTGAACGTACCTTTGGTAATATGGTCGGTCTGTCTATTTCGTTGGGATTTCTGGTCTTTATCTTTGGCTCTATTTTTATTGTTCCCATTCTCAAAGCCTTCGGAGCAACACCGACGATATTGCCTTTTGCAAGGGATTATTTACAAATTATACTTTATGGTACTCCTTTAATCACGTTTGCCCAGGCTATCAATAATGTGGTGAGGTCTGAAGGCAATGCCAAAGTCGCTATGTATACAATGCTTATAGGGGCCGGCCTTAACATCTTACTTGACCCCATCCTGATATTTGGTCTTGACATGGGTATTAGGGGGGCTGCGGCTGCGACTGTCATCTCCCAGTTTGCCACAACAATATTTCTGATACATTATTTTCTGTCGGGTAAAAGTAGCCTGCAATTCCATGCGGGTTTTATGAGACCGGATAAGGGCATAATCAGCGAAATGGTTGCAATAGGAGCATCCCCTTTTGCACGTAATTCTTCCACCAGTGCTATAGTGGTTGTTGTGAATAATATCCTGGCATTGTATGGCGGGGATGTCTCGATTGCAATTTATGGTATCTTTAATCGCATGCTTATGTTTTCCTTTATGCCGATGATAGGACTGCTGCAGGGTATGCAACCGATAATTGGATTTAATTATGGGGCACATAAATTCGAAAGGGTAAGAGATACATTGCGTATCTCCGTGATAATCTCATCTGTGATTGCAGTGGGAGGTTTCTTAATGTTGTTCTTTTTCGCATCTTATCTTTTTTCGATCTTCACAACAGATGCAACTCTTATAAAGGAAGGTACAGATGCTACGAAGATCATGGTCATTGCTGTCCCCCTGCTTGGTATCCAGTTTGTGAGTGGTGGGATGTATCAGGCACTGGGTAAGGCACGGCCTTCTTTCATTCTTTCAACAGCCCGGCAGGTGTTCTTGCTTCCCCTTGTACTTGTTTTGCCCTGGTTTTTTGATACTACCGGTGTGTGGATAGCGTTCCCGATTTCGGATCTTCTGGCAGTTCTGCTTGCAGTGTATATGTTCATGAAAGAATACAGGTTACTTGAAAGGAGGTCATCGGGTTCCTGA
- the radA gene encoding DNA repair and recombination protein RadA: protein MSEILLEELDHVGPATAQKLNDAGYNSVEAVAVASPSELVATAEIGESTAAKIISAARSAADIGGFETGDFVMQRRMEVGKLRTGCEEFDELMGGGIETQSITEMYGEFGSGKTQIAHQLAVNTQLPRDMGGLDGSVIIIDTENTFRPERIEQMVAGLSQKFEQDFDPAEFLKNIHVARAYNSNHQILLVDAAMEMANNLKNTDKPVRLVIVDSLTAHFRAEYVGRGTLADRQQKLNKHLHDLQRFGDLNNASVIVTNQVMSKPDAFFGDPTRPIGGHILGHTATFRLYIRKSKGDKRIVKLVDSPCLPDGEAVACITTDGLCDA from the coding sequence ATGAGTGAAATTTTGCTTGAAGAACTTGATCATGTAGGGCCGGCAACAGCCCAGAAATTGAATGATGCGGGGTATAACAGTGTGGAAGCAGTTGCAGTAGCTTCCCCCTCCGAACTTGTGGCAACTGCCGAGATTGGTGAATCCACAGCTGCCAAGATCATAAGTGCTGCACGCAGTGCAGCCGATATAGGTGGTTTTGAAACAGGGGATTTCGTGATGCAGAGGCGCATGGAAGTGGGCAAACTCCGCACGGGTTGTGAAGAATTCGATGAATTGATGGGCGGTGGGATAGAAACTCAATCAATCACCGAGATGTATGGGGAATTTGGTTCGGGTAAGACCCAGATAGCCCATCAGCTGGCGGTTAATACGCAGTTGCCAAGGGATATGGGTGGACTTGACGGTTCAGTCATAATTATAGACACAGAGAATACGTTCCGTCCTGAACGTATTGAGCAGATGGTTGCGGGTCTTTCACAAAAATTTGAACAGGATTTTGATCCTGCCGAGTTTTTGAAAAATATACATGTGGCAAGGGCTTACAATTCCAATCACCAGATCCTTCTGGTCGATGCAGCAATGGAAATGGCCAACAATCTCAAAAATACGGATAAACCGGTCAGGCTGGTTATTGTGGATTCCTTAACAGCTCACTTCAGGGCCGAGTATGTGGGCAGGGGCACACTGGCTGACAGGCAGCAGAAACTGAACAAGCATCTGCATGACCTGCAACGTTTCGGAGACCTGAACAATGCATCGGTGATAGTTACCAATCAGGTAATGTCAAAACCGGATGCATTCTTTGGGGATCCTACACGTCCTATTGGAGGCCACATTCTGGGGCATACTGCCACATTCAGGCTCTATATTCGCAAATCCAAAGGTGATAAGAGGATCGTGAAACTCGTGGATTCGCCTTGCCTGCCTGATGGAGAAGCTGTTGCGTGTATTACCACTGATGGTCTCTGCGATGCCTGA
- a CDS encoding peptidase domain-containing protein — MRKIGLLLMMLMLSVSFAGATISQDGEYTIVPVKSDSNITPRWVSDTITQGETNWHGKSVSSYTTSLHIDLNWGDTSDSLRLKVYNPSNQLVGTFYDSSDGVIDGRINIEIRKSGGIDLGTWHYQVYGYHVTGIEDYYI, encoded by the coding sequence ATGAGGAAAATTGGACTATTGTTAATGATGCTGATGCTTTCAGTATCTTTTGCCGGAGCTACAATCAGTCAGGATGGCGAATATACTATCGTTCCTGTCAAGTCAGACAGCAACATAACACCCAGATGGGTTAGCGATACAATTACACAGGGAGAAACAAACTGGCATGGCAAGTCAGTCAGTTCTTACACAACTTCTCTTCACATAGATTTGAATTGGGGTGACACAAGCGATTCACTCAGGCTAAAAGTTTACAATCCAAGTAACCAGCTGGTTGGGACATTCTATGATAGTTCTGACGGTGTCATTGATGGAAGAATTAATATTGAGATTAGAAAATCCGGAGGTATTGATCTCGGAACCTGGCACTATCAGGTTTATGGATACCATGTTACAGGTATAGAAGATTATTATATTTAA
- a CDS encoding winged helix-turn-helix transcriptional regulator, translated as MNKLRFVFLFLILVCNPTFAGANEYEVVPYTGPERGMYEGGGADTTLSFSELPLSLQIVYISGLLGVSIVFYKFLPLFLGRIKRKCTNPNRDKILSYIVVNPGNTIADIEKDLGLNRSSIRHHVRMLHLYNKISIVKKCKFTLLFENSDNYTGIEQKIAFAMRNSTRKSILTSIVQNPGITNQEITETFDIDKSTVHWHISDMYNEELIDFDNDGKFKRYFLKPSIEKNVEKILIMSETEI; from the coding sequence ATGAATAAATTACGGTTTGTATTTTTATTTCTCATACTTGTTTGCAATCCCACATTTGCCGGTGCAAATGAATATGAAGTTGTCCCATACACAGGTCCGGAAAGAGGGATGTATGAAGGAGGTGGTGCCGACACCACTCTTTCTTTTTCTGAGCTCCCGTTGTCTCTTCAAATCGTTTATATTTCCGGGCTGTTGGGTGTCTCGATAGTTTTTTACAAATTCTTACCTTTGTTTTTGGGAAGAATAAAACGAAAATGTACGAACCCCAATAGAGATAAAATTCTTAGCTACATAGTAGTCAATCCCGGAAACACAATAGCTGATATTGAAAAAGATCTTGGATTGAACAGAAGTAGCATTCGTCATCATGTGAGGATGCTTCATTTGTACAACAAAATAAGTATTGTAAAAAAATGTAAGTTCACACTTCTTTTTGAGAATTCAGATAATTATACAGGAATCGAACAGAAAATTGCATTTGCTATGCGGAATAGTACAAGAAAATCAATTTTGACATCCATAGTTCAAAACCCAGGAATAACTAATCAGGAAATCACAGAGACTTTTGACATCGATAAAAGTACTGTGCATTGGCATATTAGTGATATGTATAATGAAGAACTTATAGATTTTGATAATGATGGAAAATTCAAAAGATATTTCCTTAAACCATCAATAGAAAAAAATGTAGAAAAAATTTTAATAATGTCGGAAACTGAAATCTAA